Below is a genomic region from Neisseria zoodegmatis.
TTGCGGGGTGATGCCTTTGCTGAAACGGACGATGTTGCTGCCTTCCCAATCGCTGATTGTGTCTCTGCCGTAATCTTTTCCGAAGATATAGGTGTCGTTGCCGGCTCCGCCGAAGAGAGTGTCGTCGCCCTCGCCTCCGTTGAGGGTATCGTTGCCCCACAAGCCGTGCAGCAAGTCGTCTCCGTTGCCGCCTGTGAGCAGGTTGCCGTTTACGTCGCCGAAGAACATGCGGTCTTCGGGGTCGGGCAGGTCTTTCAGGGCGAATTTGATGGTGTGGGTGGCATCATCGCTGAGGGTGCGTTCGGGATCGAACGAGTGGAATTTAAAGCGGATTTCAGCTTCGCTTGCGCCTTTGTTGGGGATGAACACCAAGTCTTCGCTGTCTGAAACGTAGAAGCGGTCTGCTTTCACCCATTGCCGTATGCTGCCGTCTGAAGACATATAAGCTAAGCGGCCGCCGATGACTTTTTCGATATCGTAGCTGTGCTCGGGATGCTCGTTGCCTGCGCCGATGCCGAAAACGGCTTCGCTGAGGCGGTAGGCGTTGTTGTTGTCGATGGCAACGGTTTTGGTATTGCCTTGAATGCCGACGGCGGCTTCCAATTGCCACGGTTTGTATGTGGCGGAATCAAATACGAAGTTTTGAATGGCGGCATCGTCGCCGTGTACGTTTTGATTGTGGATGAGTAACAGGTCTTGCGTGCCTTTGAGGCCGATTTTCCAGATACTGCCAATGTTGCCGTCTTTCAATACATCGACTTTGATGTCCAAATCTTGGGGGCGGATTCCTTTGCCGAAGCGGACGGTGTTGTTTCCTTCGGGGTCGGAAAGGGTTTCGATGCCGGGGATGCGGTAGTCGATGATGGTATCTCTGCCGTAGCCTCTGTCGAAGAAGTAGGTATCGTCGCCTTTACCGCCGAAAAGTGTGTCGTCGCCTTTGCCGCCGTCGAGATAGTCGTTGCCGTCGTTTTTATCGCGCCAGTATAACTGTCCTTCTTCGTTTTTCAGCGGGCGGGCGTCTATGTCGCCGATTAAGCGGTCGTTGCCCAAGCCGCCGTACAGTTTGTCGCTGCCGTCGCCGCCGCGTACGTCGTCGTTGCCGCCTTTGCCGTCCACCACATCATCGCCGCTGCCGCCGCGCAAAAGGTTGCCTGCGGCATTGCCGGTAATGGTGTTGTTGTCGTTGTTGCCCGTGGCTTTGATGGCTTTATCGCCCACTAAAGTCAGGTTTTCGACATGCTCGGGTAAAACATAATCGGCGCTGCTGAATACGCTGTCGGTGCCTTGATTAACTAATTCGATAATCTTGTCGTTGGAGTCGTCCACTTGATAGATATCGCTGCCGGTGCCGCCGACCATCAGGTCTGCGCCTTTTCCGCCGTCTAAATAATCGTTACCGCCGTAGCCGTATAAATCGTCTTTGCCGTCGTAGCCCATCAAGCGGTTGCGGTTTTCATTGCCGACAATGGCGTTGTTCAGCTCGTTACCGGAGCCGTCGAGCGCAGCTTTGCCGACTAAAAACAGGTTTTCGACATTTTTCGGCAGGGTGTAAGGTACGCTGCTGTATATGGTGTCTATGCCCCGGTTGATCTTCTCAATCACGCGGTCTTGCGGATGGGTAACGCGGAAAATATTGTCACCGTCATCGCCGTACATC
It encodes:
- a CDS encoding calcium-binding protein, producing the protein MSNKKTSVVAAKDGQPDTKALKSEQVSRSPQVMYGDDGDNIFRVTHPQDRVIEKINRGIDTIYSSVPYTLPKNVENLFLVGKAALDGSGNELNNAIVGNENRNRLMGYDGKDDLYGYGGNDYLDGGKGADLMVGGTGSDIYQVDDSNDKIIELVNQGTDSVFSSADYVLPEHVENLTLVGDKAIKATGNNDNNTITGNAAGNLLRGGSGDDVVDGKGGNDDVRGGDGSDKLYGGLGNDRLIGDIDARPLKNEEGQLYWRDKNDGNDYLDGGKGDDTLFGGKGDDTYFFDRGYGRDTIIDYRIPGIETLSDPEGNNTVRFGKGIRPQDLDIKVDVLKDGNIGSIWKIGLKGTQDLLLIHNQNVHGDDAAIQNFVFDSATYKPWQLEAAVGIQGNTKTVAIDNNNAYRLSEAVFGIGAGNEHPEHSYDIEKVIGGRLAYMSSDGSIRQWVKADRFYVSDSEDLVFIPNKGASEAEIRFKFHSFDPERTLSDDATHTIKFALKDLPDPEDRMFFGDVNGNLLTGGNGDDLLHGLWGNDTLNGGEGDDTLFGGAGNDTYIFGKDYGRDTISDWEGSNIVRFSKGITPQDLTLKKITHPSGMQTDWVIGFKDSADMLTIEKQLDNQKNVSVKSFVFDSGTVAYDLLESKINSKLEAALGTPAETATQAAQPAAGTDYAYRNTATASVSDDPIVLMI